The following coding sequences are from one Triticum aestivum cultivar Chinese Spring chromosome 5A, IWGSC CS RefSeq v2.1, whole genome shotgun sequence window:
- the LOC123104667 gene encoding enoyl-CoA hydratase 2, peroxisomal isoform X2, translated as MATNERTVASVDPDVALAYRFPEVSFAYDERDVALYALGVGACGADAVDDKELHLVHHRDSQRHIKVLPTFVSLFPNKNSNGRGIVNVPGIHFDESLLLHGQQYIEIYKPIPSCASVVNKVKVAGLHDKGKATILEIETTTSLKDSGEVLCMNRSTIFLRGAGGFSDSSRPYSYTTYPANQISRISIPNSTPSAVHEDQTQQSQALLYRLSGDYNPLHSDPMVAQIAGFTRPILHGLCTLGFAARAVIKSFCNGDPAAVRNIFGRFLLHVYPGETLVTEMWVDGQRVQYQTKAKERDRAVLSGYVLLKHIPSSL; from the exons atggcgacgAACGAGAGAACCGTCGCGTCCGTCGACCCCGACGTCGCGCTCGCCTACAGGTTCCCCGAG GTCTCCTTCGCCTACGACGAGAG GGACGTGGCGCTCTACGCGCTCGGCGTGGGGGCCTGCGGCGCGGACGCCGTCGACGACAAGGAGCTCCACCTCGTGCACCACAGGGACAGCCAGCGCCACATCAAG GTGCTTCCTACCTTTGTTTCTTTATTTCCTAACAAGAACAGCAATGGGCGTGGAATTGTTAATGTGCCTGGCATTCA CTTCGATGAAAGCCTTCTATTGCACGGTCAACAATACATAGAGATCTACAAGCCAATTCCTTCATGTGCCAGT GTTGTAAACAAGGTTAAGGTAGCTGGTTTGCACGACAAAG GGAAAGCAACAATTCTTGAGATTGAAACTACGACCAGTCTCAAGGATTCTGGCGAAGTGTTATGTATGAACAG GAGCACTATTTTCTTGCGTGGTGCGGGAGGTTTTTCGGACTCTTCCAGGCCATACTCGTATACAACTTATCCTGCCAACCAGATTTCTCGCATTTCCATTCCAAATTCCACACCTTCCGCAGTGCATGAAGACCAGACACAACAATCCCAG GCACTCTTATACAGGTTATCTGGGGATTATAATCCTTTGCATTCAGACCCTATGGTTGCACAGATTGCAGG ATTCACTCGTCCAATACTGCACGGCCTCTGCACTCTGGGGTTCGCGGCCAGGGCAGTCATCAAGTCTTTCTGCAACGGGGACCCAGCAGCGGTGCGGAACATCTTCGGCCGGTTCCTGCTGCACGTCTACCCCGGCGAAACGCTGGTCACCGAGATGTGGGTCGACGGCCAGAG GGTGCAGTACCAGACCAAGGCGAAAGAGCGTGACCGCGCCGTGCTTTCCGGATACGTGCTGCTCAAACACATCCCCTCATCATTGTAA
- the LOC123104667 gene encoding enoyl-CoA hydratase 2, peroxisomal isoform X1: MATNERTVASVDPDVALAYRFPEVSFAYDERDVALYALGVGACGADAVDDKELHLVHHRDSQRHIKVLPTFVSLFPNKNSNGRGIVNVPGIHFDESLLLHGQQYIEIYKPIPSCASVVNKVKVAGLHDKGKATILEIETTTSLKDSGEVLCMNRSTIFLRGAGGFSDSSRPYSYTTYPANQISRISIPNSTPSAVHEDQTQQSQALLYRLSGDYNPLHSDPMVAQIAGFTRPILHGLCTLGFAARAVIKSFCNGDPAAVRNIFGRFLLHVYPGETLVTEMWVDGQRVQYQTKAKERDRAVLSGYVLLKHIPSSLSSHADNGGGRL; this comes from the exons atggcgacgAACGAGAGAACCGTCGCGTCCGTCGACCCCGACGTCGCGCTCGCCTACAGGTTCCCCGAG GTCTCCTTCGCCTACGACGAGAG GGACGTGGCGCTCTACGCGCTCGGCGTGGGGGCCTGCGGCGCGGACGCCGTCGACGACAAGGAGCTCCACCTCGTGCACCACAGGGACAGCCAGCGCCACATCAAG GTGCTTCCTACCTTTGTTTCTTTATTTCCTAACAAGAACAGCAATGGGCGTGGAATTGTTAATGTGCCTGGCATTCA CTTCGATGAAAGCCTTCTATTGCACGGTCAACAATACATAGAGATCTACAAGCCAATTCCTTCATGTGCCAGT GTTGTAAACAAGGTTAAGGTAGCTGGTTTGCACGACAAAG GGAAAGCAACAATTCTTGAGATTGAAACTACGACCAGTCTCAAGGATTCTGGCGAAGTGTTATGTATGAACAG GAGCACTATTTTCTTGCGTGGTGCGGGAGGTTTTTCGGACTCTTCCAGGCCATACTCGTATACAACTTATCCTGCCAACCAGATTTCTCGCATTTCCATTCCAAATTCCACACCTTCCGCAGTGCATGAAGACCAGACACAACAATCCCAG GCACTCTTATACAGGTTATCTGGGGATTATAATCCTTTGCATTCAGACCCTATGGTTGCACAGATTGCAGG ATTCACTCGTCCAATACTGCACGGCCTCTGCACTCTGGGGTTCGCGGCCAGGGCAGTCATCAAGTCTTTCTGCAACGGGGACCCAGCAGCGGTGCGGAACATCTTCGGCCGGTTCCTGCTGCACGTCTACCCCGGCGAAACGCTGGTCACCGAGATGTGGGTCGACGGCCAGAG GGTGCAGTACCAGACCAAGGCGAAAGAGCGTGACCGCGCCGTGCTTTCCGGATACGTGCTGCTCAAACACATCCCCTCATCATT